Proteins from one Acidihalobacter prosperus genomic window:
- a CDS encoding APC family permease, with product MSKVQSDIGLGGAGQSSGVGLKSDNLTFVETIGQSIANVSPTFMPALAVAVVVGMAGHATWLVYALATVSLMLVGWNLSRLASRYATAGSFFVYISRSLGPITGGIVGWGLIVAYLGTAMAVTVGVKVFLDSVLQPVGIKLPALLVYAVTVALVWLLAYRDIKISSRVGLTLEGLSICVILFLLGAIVMKHTGSLVDVNQLALKGSSAGSVAQAAVFAIFSFVGFESAASLGQETRNPLKTVPRAILSSTLMVGTFFVIVTYIILIGFGDNVGALAKDGAPLDTLAAAAGVPWLGTFIYIGAAISAFACALASVNAASRLLFSMGRYQFVHSSMGFVHAKHRTPHIAVTISAVLTFIVPTLMLKMDYLTAFGILGTIATFGFVLGYFMISVAAPIYIKKMGELKPVDVIVGVVAALAMLGAFVGSVYPVPDYPYNILPYLFIGYLAVGLVWLLMLKKKSPQILLNIEKDLEVSESEIIVGKK from the coding sequence ATGAGCAAGGTACAAAGTGATATCGGCCTGGGTGGCGCCGGGCAAAGTTCCGGCGTCGGCCTGAAGTCCGACAACCTGACCTTCGTGGAAACCATCGGTCAGTCGATCGCCAACGTGTCGCCGACCTTCATGCCGGCACTGGCCGTCGCGGTGGTGGTGGGCATGGCCGGCCACGCGACGTGGCTGGTGTACGCGCTGGCGACGGTCAGCCTGATGCTGGTGGGCTGGAACCTGAGTCGACTGGCCAGTCGTTACGCCACCGCCGGTTCCTTCTTCGTCTATATCTCGCGCAGCCTGGGGCCGATCACCGGCGGCATCGTCGGCTGGGGACTCATCGTGGCCTATCTGGGCACGGCCATGGCGGTCACCGTCGGCGTCAAGGTGTTCCTCGACAGCGTGCTGCAACCGGTCGGCATCAAGTTGCCGGCTCTTTTGGTCTACGCGGTCACGGTCGCACTGGTATGGCTGCTGGCCTATCGCGACATCAAGATCTCGTCGCGCGTGGGCCTGACCCTGGAAGGCCTGTCGATCTGCGTCATCCTGTTCCTGCTGGGCGCCATCGTCATGAAGCACACCGGCAGCCTGGTCGACGTCAATCAGCTCGCGCTGAAGGGTTCGAGCGCCGGCAGCGTGGCACAGGCCGCGGTGTTCGCGATCTTCTCCTTCGTCGGCTTCGAGAGCGCGGCCAGCCTGGGCCAGGAAACGCGCAATCCGCTCAAGACCGTGCCGCGCGCGATCCTCAGCAGCACCCTGATGGTCGGCACCTTCTTCGTGATCGTGACCTACATCATCCTGATCGGTTTCGGCGACAACGTCGGCGCGCTGGCCAAGGACGGCGCCCCGCTCGACACCCTGGCCGCGGCCGCCGGCGTGCCCTGGCTCGGCACCTTCATCTACATCGGTGCCGCGATCAGCGCCTTCGCCTGCGCCCTGGCCTCGGTCAACGCCGCTTCGCGTCTGCTCTTCTCCATGGGTCGCTATCAGTTCGTGCATAGCTCGATGGGCTTCGTGCATGCCAAGCACCGCACGCCGCACATCGCGGTGACCATCAGCGCGGTGCTGACCTTCATCGTGCCCACGCTGATGCTGAAGATGGATTACCTGACCGCGTTCGGCATTCTCGGCACCATCGCGACCTTCGGCTTCGTGCTCGGCTATTTCATGATCTCCGTGGCCGCGCCCATCTACATCAAGAAAATGGGCGAACTCAAGCCCGTCGACGTCATCGTCGGCGTGGTGGCCGCGCTGGCCATGCTCGGCGCGTTCGTCGGCAGCGTCTACCCGGTGCCGGACTACCCGTACAACATCCTGCCCTACCTGTTCATCGGCTATCTCGCGGTGGGCCTGGTCTGGCTGCTGATGCTGAAGAAGAAATCTCCGCAGATCCTGCTGAACATCGAGAAGGATCTTGAGGTTTCCGAATCCGAAATCATCGTCGGCAAGAAGTGA
- a CDS encoding MotA/TolQ/ExbB proton channel family protein, producing MELIVHLIKLSGGLPIIMALLLLVAVAVIFDRLWFYYRVLGAGGRVEESLKALGYRDVRGLKALGEDYSHTLQGRLILQAVASKAETPDALSQHLDEEVLWSMPRLDQYLWLLDTAATLGPLLGLFGTIIGMIDTFNVLGSSGAAVKATGGIADALVSTGMGLFIAIISVLFLNLLNKRLRLAMHQLDLIRLLLINRLHGEGVKAHGEAGAEHFETRSALGAHLGLGDTRKAEGV from the coding sequence ATGGAACTGATCGTTCATCTGATCAAGCTGTCGGGCGGTTTGCCGATCATCATGGCGCTGCTGTTGCTGGTGGCGGTGGCGGTGATTTTTGACCGGCTGTGGTTTTACTACCGGGTGCTGGGTGCGGGCGGTCGGGTGGAGGAATCGCTCAAGGCGCTGGGCTACCGCGACGTGCGCGGTCTCAAGGCGCTGGGCGAGGATTATTCGCACACCCTGCAGGGGCGCCTGATCCTGCAGGCGGTGGCGTCCAAGGCCGAGACGCCGGACGCACTGTCGCAGCACCTCGACGAGGAAGTGCTGTGGTCGATGCCGCGGCTGGACCAGTACCTGTGGCTGCTGGACACGGCGGCGACCTTAGGTCCGCTGCTGGGCCTGTTCGGCACCATCATCGGCATGATCGACACCTTCAACGTGCTGGGCAGCTCCGGGGCTGCGGTCAAGGCCACCGGGGGCATCGCCGACGCGCTGGTGTCGACCGGGATGGGTCTTTTCATCGCGATCATCTCGGTGCTGTTCCTGAACCTGCTGAACAAGCGCCTGCGTCTTGCGATGCACCAGCTCGACCTGATCCGCCTGCTGCTGATCAACCGCCTGCACGGCGAGGGCGTCAAGGCGCACGGCGAGGCCGGCGCGGAACACTTCGAGACGCGCAGCGCGCTGGGCGCGCACCTGGGGCTGGGCGACACGCGCAAGGCCGAGGGCGTGTGA
- a CDS encoding primary-amine oxidase produces MPGIDERIAEEGAVTAALHPLEPLSVEEVRQAVAVLKQGKAEAESMRFMSVTLKEPSKYAVTAYEAGESQPREVHFIMLDNRDGQTYEAVVSLSESAVKSWAHVPGVQPPIHLDEFMECENAVKASPEWQEALRRRGITNFEDAIVDPWSAGYYGEEEYSGHRLSRALTWIRESHDDVGYGRPVEGVIAIVDLNEMRVLKVEDNGIVPLPPPSGNYTVNSVGPLRDDLKSLDIVQLDGPSFSVDGHEISWQRWKFRIGFTPREGLVLYQIGYGEDGSERPIIYRASLSEMVVPYGDPGPNHNRKNAFDVGEYGIGLLANSLELGCDCLGTIKYFDAVMTNSRGEPVKIPKAVCLHEEDYGTLWKHSDWRTNHTEVRRSRRLVVSFIATVGNYDYGFFWYFYQTGDIQLEVKLTGCLSVGAFPPGEMPKYGSLVSEQLYAPIHQHFFNFRLHFNVDGDENAIYEVNTVSEEAGPANPLGNGCYPVSTLLKSEADAQRPIAPMFARYWKIVNRKKLNRLGQPVGYKLVHGENVLSFATTGASVVNRAGFMRNHLWVTPYAPEEMFAAGMYVNQSHGDTGLPVYTAANRSLEDQELVVWYTCGHNHIPRPEDWPVMPVAYVGFHLKPVGFFDMNPSMDVAPPELRASSEV; encoded by the coding sequence ATGCCTGGCATTGATGAAAGAATTGCCGAGGAGGGTGCTGTGACCGCCGCACTCCACCCTCTGGAACCGCTGTCGGTCGAGGAAGTCCGGCAGGCGGTCGCTGTCCTGAAGCAGGGCAAGGCCGAAGCCGAGTCGATGCGTTTCATGTCGGTGACGCTCAAGGAACCGAGCAAGTACGCGGTCACCGCGTACGAGGCGGGCGAGTCCCAGCCGCGCGAGGTGCACTTCATCATGCTCGACAACCGCGACGGCCAGACCTACGAGGCCGTCGTCTCGCTGAGCGAATCGGCGGTCAAGTCCTGGGCCCACGTGCCCGGGGTGCAGCCGCCGATCCACCTCGACGAGTTCATGGAGTGCGAGAACGCGGTCAAGGCCTCGCCGGAGTGGCAGGAAGCCTTGCGCCGTCGCGGCATCACCAACTTCGAAGACGCCATCGTCGACCCGTGGTCGGCGGGTTACTACGGCGAGGAGGAGTACAGCGGGCATCGCCTCTCGCGCGCGCTGACCTGGATTCGCGAGAGCCACGACGACGTCGGCTACGGACGGCCGGTCGAAGGCGTGATCGCCATCGTCGATCTCAACGAGATGCGCGTGCTCAAGGTGGAAGACAACGGCATCGTGCCGCTGCCGCCCCCCTCGGGCAACTACACCGTGAACTCGGTCGGTCCGCTGCGCGACGACCTGAAGTCGCTGGACATCGTCCAGCTCGACGGTCCGAGCTTCTCGGTCGACGGTCACGAGATCTCGTGGCAGCGCTGGAAGTTCCGCATCGGCTTCACGCCGCGCGAGGGTCTGGTGCTGTACCAGATCGGCTACGGCGAGGACGGCAGCGAGCGCCCGATCATCTACCGCGCCTCGCTGTCCGAAATGGTGGTGCCCTACGGCGATCCCGGCCCGAACCACAACCGCAAGAACGCCTTCGACGTGGGCGAATACGGCATCGGTCTTCTGGCCAACAGCCTGGAACTGGGCTGCGACTGCCTGGGCACGATCAAGTACTTCGACGCGGTGATGACCAACAGCCGTGGCGAGCCGGTCAAGATCCCGAAGGCGGTGTGCCTGCACGAGGAGGACTACGGCACCCTGTGGAAGCACAGCGACTGGCGCACCAACCATACCGAGGTGCGGCGTTCGCGGCGCCTGGTGGTGTCGTTCATCGCCACGGTGGGCAACTACGACTACGGCTTCTTCTGGTACTTCTACCAGACCGGCGACATCCAGCTCGAGGTCAAGCTCACCGGCTGTCTGTCCGTCGGCGCCTTCCCGCCCGGCGAGATGCCCAAGTACGGGAGCCTGGTATCGGAGCAGTTGTATGCGCCGATCCACCAGCACTTCTTCAACTTCCGGCTGCACTTCAACGTGGACGGCGACGAGAACGCCATCTACGAGGTCAACACGGTGTCGGAAGAGGCTGGGCCGGCCAATCCGCTGGGCAACGGTTGCTATCCCGTTTCCACGCTGCTCAAGAGCGAGGCCGACGCGCAGCGTCCGATCGCGCCGATGTTCGCGCGCTACTGGAAGATCGTCAACCGCAAGAAGCTCAATCGGCTGGGTCAACCGGTCGGCTACAAGCTGGTCCACGGCGAAAACGTGCTGTCCTTCGCCACCACGGGCGCCAGCGTGGTCAACCGCGCAGGCTTCATGCGCAACCACCTGTGGGTGACGCCCTATGCGCCGGAGGAGATGTTCGCGGCGGGCATGTACGTCAACCAGAGCCACGGCGATACCGGGCTGCCGGTCTATACCGCCGCCAACCGTTCCCTGGAGGATCAGGAACTGGTGGTCTGGTACACCTGCGGACACAACCACATCCCGCGTCCGGAGGACTGGCCGGTGATGCCCGTGGCCTACGTGGGCTTCCACCTCAAGCCGGTCGGGTTCTTCGACATGAACCCGAGCATGGACGTGGCCCCGCCCGAGTTGCGGGCGAGCAGCGAGGTTTGA
- a CDS encoding TonB-dependent receptor yields the protein MDIKGKGILRDAIRVAIGCVVMGAAISTAYAQDSDSGAVTQVKKVVETVPPEKAVATVNKTKVEHASPSSNLLSILKNIPGFNVLSSGPGNLLSSDTAFTLNGFSSSQVGATFDGVPIINTFLGGVYGQGDDHAVTPMTTGQIAGVQVYSGANTPQQNSMNSLGGTINFSPKLPAKASGLDIGVSGGAYARHGGTNSVHVEANSGSIKSLDGFRVLARYGHTNEAGFQQHVYAHLDSYYLAALQPFNDGLSKLSLILIHNDEKARMPDTIPLALIEQYGRNYQYPRGVVDNWVQSHATHMILGVKSLLNPIAVGSLKFFYNDTQNDRTAYANAVYNNSYMGYALPTTLKSSSALDGYGSNFNVYNNALATQMFGSAHAGTQYQRYIDNYNNVGSKAHITLLLPSNTVTLGSMILHAKDYSTEGWYGSSPVPMIMGYNDAWLEHDGKDYWDGYAQDDISLMGGRLHIYPGVKYVHVSMFSEDAQGYYYSYSGAVGKTFTWAEPSLGATFSPIKPVEIYANYGRTYKAPNISALYSVIGSSPIPSPVTVEPEYVDSVDAGIRYSSSFGKASIAVFDRIFNKVFSYSYSNVTGVTTEYNSGTADYKGFTLAAEKPLFDHFSIDGNYGYTDAKYTKDFKGNNGTVKAGMWRPDVPVYTANLGVSYRRAGWYANLSSHFVGRQYIAYQSGATSNVTIPSYSVIDLTASYTWQPHGSYFKKIKLSAYLDNVADTQYIAYAYVHGSQTSGGNYELVQEGAPRFMGVALNASF from the coding sequence GTGGATATCAAGGGCAAGGGGATTTTACGTGATGCCATCAGGGTGGCGATCGGTTGCGTGGTGATGGGGGCGGCCATTTCCACGGCCTATGCGCAAGATTCAGATTCGGGAGCGGTTACGCAGGTCAAGAAAGTCGTCGAGACCGTGCCGCCGGAAAAGGCGGTCGCCACGGTGAACAAAACCAAGGTAGAGCATGCCAGCCCATCGAGTAATTTGCTGTCGATCCTGAAAAATATACCGGGCTTCAATGTTTTGAGTTCAGGCCCCGGCAATCTGCTGTCGAGCGACACCGCGTTTACCTTGAATGGCTTCAGCAGCTCCCAGGTGGGCGCGACCTTCGACGGCGTGCCGATCATCAATACCTTCCTGGGCGGCGTATATGGCCAGGGCGACGATCATGCGGTCACGCCGATGACCACCGGCCAGATTGCCGGCGTGCAGGTGTACAGCGGCGCGAATACGCCGCAGCAGAATTCGATGAATTCTCTGGGTGGCACAATCAATTTCTCGCCGAAGCTGCCTGCGAAGGCGTCCGGGTTGGATATCGGCGTCAGTGGCGGCGCCTATGCCCGGCATGGGGGGACCAACTCGGTGCATGTGGAGGCCAATAGCGGCTCGATCAAGTCGCTGGACGGTTTCCGTGTGCTTGCGCGATACGGCCATACCAACGAGGCGGGGTTCCAGCAGCATGTTTATGCGCATCTCGACTCGTATTATCTAGCCGCCCTGCAGCCGTTCAACGACGGCTTGTCGAAGCTGAGCCTGATCTTGATACACAACGACGAAAAGGCGCGCATGCCCGACACTATTCCGCTGGCGCTGATCGAGCAATACGGCAGGAACTATCAGTATCCGAGGGGTGTGGTTGACAATTGGGTGCAGTCCCATGCCACACACATGATTCTGGGCGTCAAGTCGCTGCTCAATCCGATTGCCGTGGGCAGTCTGAAGTTTTTCTACAACGACACTCAGAACGATCGTACCGCCTATGCCAACGCGGTATACAACAACAGTTATATGGGTTATGCGCTGCCGACCACGCTGAAGAGCTCCTCGGCGCTCGACGGCTACGGTTCCAATTTCAATGTTTACAACAACGCCCTCGCAACCCAGATGTTCGGGTCGGCGCATGCCGGGACGCAATATCAGCGTTATATCGACAACTACAACAATGTGGGCAGCAAAGCGCACATCACCCTGTTGTTGCCGTCCAATACCGTGACGCTCGGCAGCATGATCCTGCACGCCAAGGACTACTCGACCGAAGGCTGGTACGGCAGCTCCCCGGTGCCGATGATCATGGGCTACAACGATGCCTGGCTGGAACACGACGGCAAGGATTACTGGGACGGCTACGCGCAGGACGATATTTCCCTGATGGGCGGGCGCCTGCACATCTATCCCGGCGTCAAGTATGTCCACGTATCGATGTTTTCGGAGGATGCGCAGGGTTATTACTACAGCTACAGCGGCGCCGTCGGCAAGACCTTCACTTGGGCCGAACCGTCGCTGGGCGCGACTTTCAGCCCGATCAAGCCGGTTGAGATCTACGCCAATTACGGACGTACCTACAAAGCGCCGAATATCAGTGCGTTGTATAGCGTGATTGGCAGCTCGCCGATTCCATCGCCGGTTACGGTCGAGCCGGAGTATGTCGACAGCGTCGATGCGGGCATCCGCTACAGCAGCTCTTTCGGTAAGGCCTCGATCGCCGTCTTCGATCGTATTTTCAACAAGGTGTTCAGCTATTCGTACAGCAACGTGACCGGTGTGACCACCGAGTATAATTCTGGAACGGCTGACTACAAGGGCTTTACCCTGGCGGCTGAAAAGCCGTTGTTCGATCATTTCTCCATCGATGGCAACTATGGCTATACCGACGCCAAGTACACCAAGGACTTCAAGGGCAACAACGGCACGGTGAAGGCGGGTATGTGGCGCCCGGACGTTCCCGTTTATACGGCCAATCTCGGTGTCAGCTATCGCCGTGCCGGCTGGTATGCGAATCTGAGCTCGCATTTCGTCGGTCGGCAATACATTGCCTATCAGAGCGGCGCGACCAGTAATGTCACGATTCCGTCATATTCCGTGATCGATCTGACGGCGTCCTATACCTGGCAGCCGCATGGCAGCTATTTCAAGAAGATCAAGCTGTCCGCCTATCTGGATAACGTTGCCGATACCCAGTACATCGCATACGCCTACGTGCACGGCAGCCAGACTTCCGGCGGAAATTACGAGCTGGTGCAGGAGGGGGCGCCGCGATTCATGGGCGTGGCCCTCAATGCGTCGTTTTAA
- a CDS encoding ExbD/TolR family protein, which produces MDRSRYFEHQEPRLNIIPMIDIMMFLLVFFVLMVLHMIPNTGVKLHLPSASTATKLPHKSVIVGVTDKGAVRYQDHTVTLDALKQALSALKDKATVSVIIASDGKATVKELTGVMNAVRELGISKIGLATRAGSPAGAGKTAPAAAPPTGSAAP; this is translated from the coding sequence ATGGATCGCTCCCGCTACTTCGAGCATCAGGAACCGCGGCTGAACATCATCCCGATGATCGACATCATGATGTTCCTGCTGGTGTTCTTCGTGCTGATGGTGCTGCACATGATCCCCAACACCGGGGTGAAGCTGCACCTGCCGAGCGCGAGCACGGCGACCAAGCTGCCGCACAAGAGCGTGATCGTCGGCGTGACCGACAAGGGCGCGGTGCGCTACCAGGACCACACGGTGACCCTGGACGCGCTCAAGCAGGCGCTGTCGGCGCTCAAGGACAAGGCCACGGTGAGCGTGATCATCGCCAGCGACGGCAAGGCCACGGTGAAGGAGCTGACCGGGGTGATGAACGCGGTGCGCGAGCTCGGGATCAGCAAGATCGGCCTGGCCACGCGCGCGGGATCTCCGGCGGGCGCCGGCAAGACCGCCCCGGCCGCCGCGCCGCCGACGGGTAGCGCGGCGCCATGA
- a CDS encoding ethanolamine ammonia-lyase subunit EutB, giving the protein MYRHTVGDTRYAFADLRTLLAKASPLRSGDQLAGLAAESAVERVAAQRALADVPLRAFLDETLIPYEDDEVTRLILDTHDAAAFAPVAHLTVGGFRDWLLAYETDAAVLARLAPGLTPEMVAAVSKLMSLQDLVLVAGKCEVITRFRNTIGLKGRLATRLQPNHPTDDPRGVAASVLDGLLYGSGDAVIGINPASDHLGALTTLLELIDEVRETYRIPTQSCVLAHVTSQIEVIARGAPVDLVFQSIAGTEAANAGFGINLALLGEAREAALSLGRGTLGDNVMYFETGQGSALSANAHHGVDQQTCEARAYAVARAFSPLLVNTVVGFIGPEYLYDGKQIVRAGLEDHFCGKLLGLPMGCDVCYTNHAEADQDDMDALLTLLGAAGCTYIMGIPGADDVMLNYQSTSFHDALYLRQVLGLRPAPEFEAWLEAMGIVEDGRRLRPAEPAHPLLTHPLAVGE; this is encoded by the coding sequence ATGTATCGACACACGGTAGGCGACACGCGCTACGCCTTCGCGGACCTTCGGACGCTGCTCGCCAAGGCCTCGCCGCTGCGTTCCGGCGATCAGCTCGCCGGACTGGCGGCCGAATCGGCGGTGGAACGGGTGGCGGCGCAGCGCGCACTGGCCGACGTGCCGCTCAGGGCGTTTCTCGACGAGACGCTGATTCCCTACGAGGACGACGAGGTCACGCGGCTGATCCTCGACACGCACGACGCGGCCGCCTTTGCCCCGGTCGCGCATCTCACCGTCGGCGGTTTCCGCGACTGGCTGCTGGCCTACGAAACCGACGCAGCGGTGCTGGCGCGGCTCGCACCGGGGCTGACCCCGGAAATGGTCGCCGCGGTGTCCAAGTTGATGAGTCTGCAGGACCTGGTGCTGGTGGCGGGCAAGTGCGAGGTGATCACGCGCTTTCGTAACACCATCGGCCTCAAGGGGCGGCTGGCCACGCGGCTGCAGCCGAACCATCCGACCGACGACCCGCGCGGGGTGGCGGCGAGCGTGCTCGACGGCCTCCTTTACGGCAGCGGCGACGCGGTCATCGGCATCAATCCGGCCAGCGACCACCTGGGCGCGCTGACCACGCTGCTCGAACTCATCGACGAGGTGCGCGAAACCTACCGCATCCCCACGCAGTCCTGCGTGCTGGCCCACGTCACCAGCCAGATCGAGGTGATTGCGCGCGGCGCGCCTGTGGACCTCGTGTTCCAGTCGATCGCCGGCACCGAGGCCGCCAACGCCGGCTTCGGCATCAACCTCGCGCTGTTGGGCGAGGCGCGCGAGGCCGCGCTGTCGCTGGGACGCGGCACGCTCGGCGACAACGTGATGTACTTCGAGACAGGGCAGGGCAGCGCGCTGTCGGCGAACGCGCACCACGGCGTCGACCAGCAGACCTGCGAGGCGCGCGCCTATGCCGTGGCGCGGGCGTTCTCGCCGCTGCTGGTCAACACGGTGGTCGGCTTCATCGGCCCGGAATACCTCTACGACGGCAAGCAGATCGTACGCGCCGGGCTGGAGGATCACTTCTGCGGCAAGCTGCTCGGCCTGCCGATGGGCTGCGACGTGTGCTACACCAATCACGCCGAGGCCGACCAGGACGACATGGACGCGCTGCTCACCCTGCTCGGCGCGGCCGGCTGCACCTACATCATGGGCATCCCCGGCGCCGACGACGTCATGCTCAACTACCAGAGCACCTCGTTCCACGATGCGCTGTATCTGCGCCAGGTGCTCGGCCTGCGTCCGGCGCCGGAGTTCGAGGCCTGGCTGGAGGCCATGGGCATCGTCGAGGACGGCCGCCGGCTGCGTCCTGCCGAGCCGGCGCATCCCCTGCTGACCCATCCGCTGGCGGTCGGCGAATGA
- the eutC gene encoding ethanolamine ammonia-lyase subunit EutC translates to MSGEGRRLPGQADPWRGLRRFTDARIALGRVGGSQPTEAVLDFRLAHAKARDAVHRPLDADALCARLAPLGLPVLRAASRAPDRATYLQRPDLGRALAPEAAARLAGEPSAGYDVVFVLGDGLSALAVERHAPSLLEAVLTPLRAQGWRIGPLVVAEQARVALGDEAGQALNASLVVVLIGERPGLSSPDSLGIYLTYAPRPGRLNSERNCISNVRPEGLPCSTAAHKLVYLMSAAKRRALSGIALKDESVKQPEMETDPQVPDARRLKGDA, encoded by the coding sequence ATGAGCGGCGAAGGGCGCAGACTGCCGGGGCAGGCCGATCCGTGGCGCGGTCTGCGGCGATTTACCGATGCGCGCATCGCGCTGGGCCGCGTCGGCGGCAGCCAGCCGACCGAGGCGGTGCTCGATTTTCGTCTGGCGCACGCCAAGGCGCGCGATGCCGTGCACCGGCCGCTGGACGCCGACGCGCTGTGCGCGCGTCTGGCGCCGCTGGGGCTGCCGGTGCTGCGCGCGGCCAGCCGTGCGCCCGATCGCGCGACCTACCTGCAGCGTCCCGATCTCGGCCGTGCGCTCGCGCCGGAAGCCGCCGCGCGCCTGGCCGGCGAACCTTCCGCCGGTTACGACGTCGTCTTCGTGTTGGGCGACGGACTCTCGGCCCTCGCGGTCGAACGCCACGCGCCGTCCTTGCTGGAGGCCGTGCTGACGCCGTTGCGGGCGCAGGGCTGGCGCATCGGTCCGCTGGTCGTCGCCGAGCAGGCGCGCGTCGCGCTGGGCGACGAGGCCGGGCAGGCGCTCAACGCATCGCTCGTGGTCGTGCTCATCGGCGAACGCCCCGGCCTGAGTTCGCCCGACAGCCTGGGCATCTATCTCACCTACGCTCCGCGACCGGGGCGTCTGAACTCCGAACGCAACTGCATCAGCAACGTCCGCCCCGAAGGGCTGCCCTGCAGCACAGCCGCGCACAAGCTGGTTTATCTGATGTCGGCCGCGAAGCGACGGGCCTTGAGCGGTATCGCACTCAAGGACGAATCGGTCAAACAACCGGAAATGGAAACCGATCCGCAAGTGCCGGATGCTCGGCGTTTGAAAGGCGATGCCTGA
- a CDS encoding bifunctional protein-serine/threonine kinase/phosphatase, with the protein MRGNDPRAPEFTGARGDFGEDGNAMIVIEPNGVGPGLEIGFVSVAGRRAVNEDYAGIALGEAAGAATRGVVVALADGMGGAAAGAVAAELAVRSFLEGYYQLPETLGPERAAARALDAANAWVHAQGRVDPRLTAMAATFAALILRGRQAYFLRAGDIRLYRLREGRLRRIGADHYEPAVIGGVVLRAVGLERAIAADWDVLDLAEGDRYLLCSDGLHRTLSDARLAPLLAEADAQTAAQRLIEAAVAFGRDNASAVVLDVMALPVLDLHYLERVIGPLPIGDLPRSGDKVDGYLLESVLYSGHYSRLFVARSADQPQGDPVIVKFPLPRAEHDENIRRSFLRETWISGRVKSQYLIDYLPPEPGRQTRLYAVSPYYDGETLETRLQRSPVGLHEGIEIAGRLAKAIDTLNRREIFHRDIKPENVMLLRDGGLRLLDLGFSAMPGVLDPAPAEVPGTPAYMAPELFAGGSGDARSDVFAFGVTLYRMFSGGKSPYGLRQSVPLHRHRPELPAYLSRVLEKGMARDPDERYQDVLELLYELEYAGRTGAPAGVARRRSLYERNPLLFWQVTAWTAIAVAFGLLVALIKPWT; encoded by the coding sequence ATGCGAGGCAATGATCCGCGGGCGCCGGAGTTCACCGGCGCCCGCGGCGATTTCGGCGAGGACGGGAACGCCATGATCGTGATCGAGCCGAACGGCGTCGGACCGGGACTGGAAATCGGATTCGTCTCGGTGGCCGGCCGGCGGGCGGTCAACGAGGATTACGCCGGCATAGCGCTCGGCGAGGCCGCCGGTGCCGCAACCCGCGGCGTGGTCGTCGCGCTGGCCGACGGCATGGGCGGCGCGGCTGCCGGTGCGGTGGCCGCCGAACTGGCCGTGCGCAGCTTTCTCGAAGGTTACTATCAGTTGCCGGAAACCCTGGGTCCGGAACGGGCGGCCGCCCGCGCGCTGGATGCGGCCAATGCCTGGGTGCATGCCCAGGGACGGGTGGACCCCCGGCTTACCGCCATGGCCGCGACCTTCGCGGCACTCATTCTTCGCGGGCGCCAGGCGTATTTCCTGCGCGCCGGCGACATTCGGCTCTACCGCCTGCGCGAAGGCCGCCTGCGGCGCATCGGTGCGGACCATTACGAGCCCGCGGTGATCGGCGGCGTGGTACTCCGCGCGGTCGGTCTGGAGCGGGCCATCGCCGCCGACTGGGACGTACTCGACCTGGCCGAAGGGGATCGTTATCTGCTGTGCAGCGACGGCCTGCACCGCACTCTGTCCGATGCACGCCTCGCGCCGCTGCTGGCCGAGGCGGATGCGCAGACCGCCGCGCAGCGCCTGATCGAGGCCGCGGTCGCCTTCGGGCGGGATAACGCCAGCGCCGTGGTGCTCGACGTGATGGCGCTGCCCGTGCTCGATCTGCATTATCTCGAACGGGTCATCGGCCCGCTGCCGATCGGCGACCTGCCGCGCAGCGGCGACAAGGTCGACGGCTACCTACTCGAATCGGTGCTCTATTCGGGACATTACAGCCGCCTGTTCGTGGCCCGGTCCGCGGACCAGCCTCAGGGCGACCCGGTGATCGTCAAGTTTCCGCTGCCGCGGGCGGAGCACGACGAGAACATCCGCCGCTCGTTCCTGCGCGAGACCTGGATTTCCGGGCGGGTGAAGAGTCAGTACCTCATCGATTACCTGCCGCCCGAGCCCGGCCGGCAGACGCGGCTGTACGCGGTCAGCCCGTATTACGACGGCGAGACGCTGGAGACGCGGCTGCAGCGCAGTCCGGTCGGTCTGCATGAGGGGATCGAGATCGCCGGCCGCCTGGCGAAGGCGATCGACACCTTGAATCGGCGCGAGATATTCCACCGCGACATCAAGCCGGAGAACGTGATGTTGCTGCGCGACGGCGGTCTGCGGCTGCTCGATCTCGGTTTCTCGGCCATGCCGGGCGTGCTCGATCCGGCGCCCGCGGAGGTGCCGGGCACGCCGGCCTACATGGCCCCGGAGCTGTTCGCCGGCGGCAGCGGCGACGCCCGTTCCGACGTGTTCGCCTTCGGCGTCACGCTGTACCGCATGTTCAGCGGCGGCAAGTCGCCCTACGGGCTGCGTCAGTCCGTCCCGCTGCACCGCCACCGGCCCGAGCTGCCGGCGTATCTGAGCCGGGTGTTGGAGAAGGGTATGGCGCGCGATCCTGACGAGCGCTATCAGGACGTGCTCGAACTGCTTTACGAACTCGAATACGCAGGCCGCACGGGCGCGCCGGCCGGGGTGGCGCGGCGACGCAGCCTGTACGAGCGCAATCCGCTACTGTTCTGGCAGGTGACCGCCTGGACGGCGATCGCGGTGGCCTTCGGGCTGCTGGTCGCCCTGATAAAACCCTGGACCTGA